Proteins encoded within one genomic window of Spirulina major PCC 6313:
- a CDS encoding Ni/Fe hydrogenase subunit alpha, with protein sequence MAKTVVIDPVTRIEGHAKISIFLDDAGEVENARFHVVEYRGFEKFCEGRPFTEMAGITARICGICPVSHLLAAAKTGDKLLAVQVPIAGEKLRRLMNLGQIIQSHALSFFHLSSPDFLLGWDSDPAKRNVFGLIAADPDLARAGIRLRQFGQTVIEKLGARKIHAAWTVPGGVRSPLSAEGRQWICDRLPESLDTTRTALRIFKDLLDRFHTETEQFGKFPSLFMSLVAPNGDWEHYGGAIRFKDSEGNIIADGLSEDDYQDYLGEAVEHWSYLKFPYYKPLGYPDGIYRVGPLARVNNCDRFGTPEADAELAEFRQRAGAIATSSFLYHYARLLEILACLERVQRLMDDPDMMSDRVRAKADINQTVGIGVSEAPRGTLFHHYQVDENGLLEKVNLIIATGQNNLAMNQTVTQIAKHYIHGNEIPEGMLNRVEAGIRCFDPCLSCSTHAAGQMPLHVQLLRPDGSVLDEVYRD encoded by the coding sequence ATGGCTAAAACAGTTGTTATTGATCCCGTCACTCGCATTGAAGGTCACGCCAAAATCTCGATCTTTCTCGATGATGCGGGCGAAGTTGAAAATGCGCGATTCCATGTGGTGGAATATCGCGGCTTTGAAAAATTTTGCGAAGGTCGGCCCTTTACCGAAATGGCGGGGATCACGGCGCGAATTTGCGGCATTTGTCCCGTGAGTCATTTACTCGCCGCCGCGAAAACGGGCGATAAACTCCTCGCGGTGCAAGTGCCGATCGCTGGGGAAAAACTCCGCCGCCTGATGAATTTGGGGCAGATTATTCAATCCCATGCCCTTTCATTTTTCCACCTCAGCAGCCCGGATTTTCTCCTCGGTTGGGATAGTGACCCGGCGAAGCGGAATGTGTTTGGGCTGATTGCCGCTGATCCGGACTTGGCGCGGGCGGGGATTCGGCTGCGGCAGTTTGGCCAGACGGTGATTGAAAAATTAGGGGCGCGGAAAATTCACGCCGCCTGGACGGTTCCGGGGGGGGTACGATCGCCCCTCTCCGCAGAAGGTCGCCAATGGATTTGCGATCGCCTCCCGGAATCCCTCGACACCACCCGCACCGCCCTGCGGATCTTCAAAGACCTCCTCGATCGCTTCCACACCGAAACCGAACAGTTCGGCAAATTTCCTTCCCTCTTTATGAGCCTCGTCGCCCCCAACGGCGATTGGGAACATTACGGCGGCGCGATCCGCTTCAAAGACAGCGAGGGCAACATCATCGCCGATGGCCTCAGCGAAGACGATTACCAAGACTATTTAGGCGAAGCTGTTGAACATTGGTCCTATCTGAAATTCCCCTACTACAAGCCCCTGGGCTATCCTGACGGCATCTATCGCGTTGGCCCCTTGGCGCGGGTGAACAATTGCGATCGCTTCGGAACCCCCGAAGCCGATGCCGAACTCGCCGAATTCCGTCAACGGGCCGGGGCGATCGCTACCTCCTCCTTTCTCTATCACTACGCTCGCCTCTTGGAAATCCTGGCCTGCTTAGAACGAGTTCAGCGTCTCATGGATGACCCGGATATGATGAGCGATCGCGTTCGTGCCAAAGCTGACATCAATCAAACCGTGGGCATCGGGGTCAGCGAAGCCCCACGGGGAACCCTCTTCCACCACTACCAAGTAGACGAAAACGGCCTCCTCGAAAAGGTCAACCTAATCATCGCCACAGGCCAAAACAACCTGGCGATGAACCAAACCGTCACCCAAATCGCCAAACACTACATCCACGGCAACGAAATCCCCGAAGGCATGCTTAACCGCGTCGAAGCCGGAATCCGCTGCTTTGACCCCTGCCTCAGTTGCTCCACCCATGCGGCGGGCCAAATGCCCCTCCATGTGCAACTGCTGCGCCCCGACGGTTCCGTCCTCGATGAGGTGTACCGCGACTAA
- a CDS encoding response regulator, giving the protein MSLSPIRILLVEDDELFRLGLVTRLTQEPSLEIVAEAEDGETAIAFVHQQVFDMVILDVGLPGIGGIETCRQIKQLQPKLPILILTSHSQPTLINRLIEAQAQGYCVKGVAAEVLILAIRSVAVGASWWDEIASQEIQSVFQQASPLVTEESSTAATNPLTKREQEILSLVAHGKSNREIADALYIAPGTVRVHVHTILQKLEVRDRTQAAIWAIQMGLLPPGETPSK; this is encoded by the coding sequence ATGTCGCTCTCGCCAATCCGAATTCTTTTGGTTGAAGATGATGAACTGTTCCGGTTAGGGTTGGTGACCCGGCTCACCCAGGAACCTAGTTTAGAGATTGTGGCTGAGGCCGAAGATGGGGAAACGGCGATCGCCTTTGTTCATCAACAGGTTTTTGACATGGTGATTTTAGATGTGGGGTTGCCGGGTATTGGCGGTATCGAAACCTGCCGCCAAATTAAACAACTTCAGCCCAAATTGCCTATTTTAATTCTCACGTCTCATTCCCAGCCTACCTTGATTAACCGTTTAATTGAAGCCCAGGCCCAGGGCTATTGTGTCAAGGGGGTGGCCGCCGAAGTTCTCATCTTGGCAATTCGATCGGTGGCAGTGGGGGCATCGTGGTGGGATGAGATCGCGTCCCAGGAAATTCAATCGGTGTTTCAGCAAGCATCCCCCCTTGTGACTGAGGAGTCATCAACGGCGGCGACGAATCCTTTAACGAAACGAGAACAGGAAATTTTGTCCTTAGTCGCCCATGGCAAGAGCAATCGGGAGATTGCTGATGCTCTTTATATTGCGCCTGGAACGGTGCGTGTTCATGTCCATACGATTTTGCAAAAATTAGAGGTGCGCGATCGCACCCAGGCTGCGATCTGGGCCATTCAAATGGGGTTGCTTCCACCGGGTGAAACTCCCTCAAAATAA